One genomic window of Candidatus Binatia bacterium includes the following:
- a CDS encoding nucleotidyltransferase family protein, with protein sequence MIRRFAISPDLLADLCQRHHIRKLSLFGSVLAGTDRPDSDVDLLVEFEPTATPTLFDMARIEAELSSLLGRQVDVRTEEDLSRYFRDEVVRNAEVQYVAR encoded by the coding sequence ATGATTCGCCGATTCGCCATCAGCCCGGACCTCCTGGCGGACCTCTGCCAGCGCCATCACATCCGTAAGCTGTCGCTCTTCGGCTCTGTGCTTGCAGGCACCGATCGACCGGACAGCGACGTCGACCTGCTGGTGGAGTTCGAACCCACCGCCACGCCGACCCTGTTCGATATGGCCAGAATCGAGGCAGAGCTGTCGTCGCTTCTGGGCAGGCAGGTCGACGTGCGGACCGAGGAAGACCTCAGCCGCTACTTCCGCGACGAGGTGGTACGCAACGCCGAGGTCCAATATGTCGCCCGATGA